The following DNA comes from Capsicum annuum cultivar UCD-10X-F1 chromosome 7, UCD10Xv1.1, whole genome shotgun sequence.
gaaaaaaagaaagagaaacaaagggtAGATGGTAGAGATAGAagacagaaaaaaaaaagaaatgaaaaaaaataattaaagtccacatatagaagagagagaaaaaaataaaaaggaaaaaactaaaaaaagtcaagttgatatgatatagaagttttatgttttttgacTTTAGGAGATAAAGTGGGTTGGACCATTTTTAGCCAATCCATATTTGATCAAATCCATATTTATATAGACGGATTGcaattcaaatcatttttacTCGATTTATATTTAACCCATCCAAATTCAATCCAATCTGTCTGTTTGCTACCTCTATGCCTAATAAGGTATAACTTGTGATATATTATGacgagaaaatataaaaattttgccTCGTCAAAAATAGGGGTAAAAGTGTAAATGATGCTGTAGAAAATGGACGTGACTACGTGCGAATCACACTGAATGGAGATATGACTTTTAACATAATTAACTatacttaaaaataattatatatataaatattcaaatcTATGAACTATATAGGTACATGAAATGCAAATTAGTAATCATCAAGCGATAAAATAACAAGGTTCTTCCACATTTATTgagaaatttcaaatttaaatctaAAGAATTGATGAATATTTAATCATGACGCACAATCGGCCGCTATTTCATTGAGTTACAGAGATATAATGAACGTAACGTAAAATGTCAACTCTCGTTCATTGGATTAATCTATGATCGAATTAAAATGAGTTCACCACTCTTTTTTATACACACTAGGTGAAAGAATTACGATAATAAGTCTCTCGATCTTCGGTCGGAGAACCTCTAGGATAAGTAGGCGACGATTAACCATTCATTCTTGAGATTCATAGTAGTCAATAGAAATTTCTGCCTCATGCAAGTTCGCTCGACTTACTCTATCGAAAGAGCCAACAACAAAGACTAAAGCACTTCACTTCGtcaatgaatacatgatatcaaaaataaaattcgaataaaagaaaaaataagatgtAACCATTGTTAAAAAGGGATAATCACCGAATATTCCgataaaacaataatattatttattcatctttaaTTATACATTTCGTGTTCGAGCTTTAAATATACAATTACCTTAAAAGATTGTCTTTTCTCAAATTACGCGgtttagaattaatttttttagaaaaagtattTTTCTCCATGGCCCATAATAATAGTAACAATTGATAATTGAGCACTGAACTTActataaatacaaaaaacaacCCCCTTAAATATCGAAATTGATCAATTAACCTCCTCCATTCAATTCTCATTTCTCAACCATCTCCTTTTCTCACCAACTGTTTACCTTTCAGTTTCTGCAATTCCCCATTATTGAAACTTCTTCTATTGGTATGTTCCTCAtctttctccttcacttttcaaaatatttttgagatcCTTATTTGATTTTCTTAATTGATTGAAATATATGTCAATATTTTGTGTTCATTGtaatttatgtttgttttgttaATTGGTACGCGGGATAAGGTGGGATATTTCAGGATTAAGTTAGGGATTAAATTTATACCGTGTTTGATTAACAGCGAGATAATATAAAtgtaatttcaaacttaatgctgaGATATCTCATTTTATCCCTTCTAACTTGGGATTAGTCCAAGAATTATAATCTCGGAATAATTTAGTATGCATTAAGTTTGGATGATTTTGACATTGTGAATGAATTCGGTGTTAATTACCAACGAGGATTGTGGTGAGATGGATAGGATTCCTCGGCCTTAATCCTAGAGGTCTGGAGTTCGAGTTTTGAGAATGGAATGAAATCTTGGTAGGGAACTTGTTCACCCTTGAATGGGCTTTGCGCGATGTGTGTGAATCCAAATTAGTTTGGCTTCAATGTAGGTATCGGACACCAGGTGGGAAaccaaaagaaaaagttgatggtgTTACTTTTGTGAATAAAGAAAATCTTTACGTTAATTGAACTGCTTTCCATTAGATGATTTCAGTTTCCTATCACGCTGACTTGTTCCAGAAAATCGAACAATTCTGTCTGTTTCATTCCAAAAGCATATTAGGGAAAGCTTTATTGTCGTGCATTTACGAAATAGAGAAATTGAGGAATTGTGGAGATAATTTTGTTGTGTGTCAACCTGTGCTATCGGTGGTTCCATCCTTTTATCTTTCATTACTTTTTTGGGAATAGAAAAAGATAGAACGGGATGCATCAAAGTTTTATGTTGCTATCTCCGATTGGCATACAGATATTAACCTTTCTGACGAGGATTTATATGTTTTGGGAGTTTAGATATTGAAATACATTAGGTGATGTAGGCAACAGTTTGACAAACAAATGTAGTTTCAATCAAAATGAATTGGAATGCAGTTCAGCAAAATTCTAGCTTTGTGATGTATTTCAATTTTTCACGAGCTAACTCTTGTTTATCGATAGATTCTAGCGAAAAAAGTATCTTTTTTTCTCTACTCTTGTTTTGTATTTAGTGCTTGACTAGAGCGTGTTTACTTGGGACTATAGTTTTTCCAACTCTTGCTCTTCACATGCATACTCCCGATTGGCCGAGCTGCCAAGTTCTAATCTATgttctaaaagaaaggaaaacaagaaaagaaatagGAAGATGCTTTGTTTCTGTTGTCTTGATTTTGCGTTCCAAATAGTCATCTCATTAAAAACTGACTAATTATATAGAAGTCTTTCGGGAATCAGGATTTCATGTTTCAATGTAAGTTGTTGACATTCAATCATGTCGCTGTGCTGATAAACATGTATGATTTCGTTTGCACGGTTCATTTCTCGTTAGAAACTATTATCATAGATCCTGTCCTTGTAGATTTTCAGGTTAAGTTTCTATCGATGGCCATTTACTTCCTGTAGATTGTTTTAACGAGTGTGTGAATAAACTTTGTGGGGTCACTGATTTGTTTGCAATTTTCGTCCTTAAACAGATCTAATGGCGTTGGAACAAAATTTTGTTGGTGAAGATATGTGCAGTTTTGTATCTGACGAAGATGTTTCCCTTAAGAAGGGGAGTGCAGTTCCAGTTCCTGCATCAAGTTCCGACAGTATAACCGGAGGTTATGATTGCAATATTTGTCTCGACTCAGCACATGATCCTGTTGTCACACTCTGCGGTCACCTCTACTGCTGGCCTTGCATTTACAAGTGGCTCCAGGTCGAGAGTTCTACTCCGAGATCAGAAGAGAAAAGTAAATGTCCAGTCTGTAAGGCTCACATCTCAAACACATCGCTGGTACCTCTCTATGCCCGCGGAACATCATCCACAGAATCTGAATCCAAGAAGTCTCAGCTGGACGTTGTTGTACCACGGAGGCCTCAAGCCATTGAGATAGCAACTCGGGTTAATTCATTGTCTCCATCTTCTCACGTGAGTCAGCAACTTCATCACAGACGATCCGTCCCCTCTCCCTTTGGTAGCTATGCTGCTTTGGGTTCATCCAGCTTTGGGGGTACTCCAACGATCAGTTTGTCAAGCCCTACAGTTGGAGTATTCGGAGAAATGTTCTTGGCAAGGATATTCGGGAACTCAGACGCAAGTTTATTTGCTTATCCTCACCCAAGCACCTTCACCATTCCAGGAAGTGGCAGTTCAAGAATGAGGCAGGTGGAAAAATATcttaacagattatccatctttCTTTTCTGCTGCCTTATCCTATGCCTTCTCCTATTCTGATCAACTCGGCGGTGTACAGTTGTAAAAATTCTGCGACCGGTGTAGATAGTAGAAATACATAGGCTTATAAGAgattcaacaacaaaaaaagcTTAAAACCGCGTAAAGGTTGCTTTTTTACTCTTATATACTTTTGCATTCCCTTCTCTTTCGCGAAGCTTTCTCGCCTTTCAGAAAGTGTATCTGCTCTGTCTACTTGGATAGTCTCTTTTATTATTGTCCTTTGAGTAGCATTGTTACTTTGCTTTATAACAATGGTTTACTAGGAGCTAGGGGGAACTCTTGTAAGGAACCCAGTGAACCTTTTGCTTTTGTAGCCCAAATTGTCTTGTGATATTTGCAATGTACTATGAAGAATGAACATGTTACTTTCCTATTTTTTGTGTTCTCTGATCTTCATCTTCTTTTGATATAAATATCTTCATCTTAGAATTGTGGAACAACTTCTTACAAAAATGCTCAGGTTAAGACTGCGTGCAACAAACTCTT
Coding sequences within:
- the LOC107878665 gene encoding E3 ubiquitin-protein ligase RMA3; the protein is MALEQNFVGEDMCSFVSDEDVSLKKGSAVPVPASSSDSITGGYDCNICLDSAHDPVVTLCGHLYCWPCIYKWLQVESSTPRSEEKSKCPVCKAHISNTSLVPLYARGTSSTESESKKSQLDVVVPRRPQAIEIATRVNSLSPSSHVSQQLHHRRSVPSPFGSYAALGSSSFGGTPTISLSSPTVGVFGEMFLARIFGNSDASLFAYPHPSTFTIPGSGSSRMRQVEKYLNRLSIFLFCCLILCLLLF